Proteins encoded within one genomic window of Candidatus Binataceae bacterium:
- a CDS encoding PDZ domain-containing protein encodes MNSPPLPYNAVVAHAPHAAQPPTYEPEPPGVEEYLEAAEEISLLGMNLRIEARQGIQGLLIVDIAPQGPAASAGLHPFQQRAKDLINGASMLAAMAFPPAVIIGPIVGAIPTGETYDLVIGVDGYRVSNFIDLYARMRGVRPGEIVYLNVLRNGRRAQVPVRVTAPLPPMQSWVR; translated from the coding sequence TTGAATTCGCCCCCGCTTCCCTACAACGCCGTCGTGGCGCATGCGCCCCACGCGGCGCAACCGCCCACGTATGAGCCCGAACCGCCGGGGGTCGAGGAATACCTGGAGGCAGCCGAGGAAATTTCGCTGCTGGGGATGAACCTGAGGATCGAGGCGCGCCAGGGAATCCAGGGATTGCTGATCGTCGATATCGCGCCGCAAGGTCCGGCGGCGAGCGCCGGCCTGCATCCGTTCCAGCAGCGCGCGAAGGACCTGATTAATGGTGCCAGTATGCTGGCCGCGATGGCCTTTCCGCCCGCAGTGATAATCGGCCCAATCGTCGGCGCCATTCCCACGGGAGAAACTTACGACCTGGTGATCGGGGTTGACGGTTATCGGGTAAGTAACTTCATCGACCTCTATGCGCGCATGCGCGGCGTCCGCCCCGGAGAGATCGTCTATCTCAACGTCCTGCGCAACGGGCGTCGCGCGCAGGTGCCGGTGCGCGTGACCGCGCCCTTGCCGCCGATGCAATCGTGGGTGCGATAA
- a CDS encoding SGNH/GDSL hydrolase family protein, whose product MGVVKRVAANAALALGGVLAALVIAELAMRVAGLSYPTTTTFLRADYYTGWSHKPGITFPNPVDGLHGFVSFNRYGMRDNREYTIAKPPGTFRIAVIGDSFAEALQVPQAEDFCSVVERELARCDGLRGRKIEVLNFGVYGFGTAQELIMLRRRVLRWSPDLVVLEFYANDLGDNTRATDDSWSWGPRPYFVLQNGRLTEDDSFRSAPSIKDNVAAAEWNGRRKLRPGLAPLYGLIINSRVRELIYHFSYAPVVVPFFHLDRWIEHRVFFSPKQEPPPAPGKAAAPPAEPGTLPDARPNHAPASARPASELEQRFRWEGSLLGPPRQKEWRESWQVTERLIEEIARESHAHGARFLLMIADASAQAYPDPELRRKVLPEPVYLNRRLETLGKRDGFAVLSLAEPLQRYADAHHAFLHGVSGYMPGWGHWNVEGHRVVGELLATEICAMTRDGQANASSAQAAPARPRKAHLYRGARRRRVIAPTIASAARARSRAPAPARDARCAGR is encoded by the coding sequence GTGGGAGTCGTCAAGCGCGTCGCCGCCAACGCCGCGCTCGCGCTGGGCGGCGTGCTCGCCGCCCTCGTCATCGCCGAGCTCGCGATGCGTGTTGCGGGGCTGTCGTACCCTACAACGACGACCTTTCTGCGCGCCGATTACTACACCGGATGGTCGCACAAGCCGGGGATCACCTTTCCCAACCCGGTGGACGGGTTGCACGGCTTCGTCAGCTTCAACCGCTACGGGATGCGCGACAACCGCGAGTACACGATCGCCAAGCCGCCGGGCACGTTCCGGATCGCGGTGATCGGCGACTCCTTCGCCGAGGCGTTGCAGGTGCCGCAGGCGGAAGATTTCTGCTCGGTGGTGGAGCGCGAGCTTGCGCGATGCGACGGCCTGCGCGGCAGGAAAATCGAGGTGCTGAATTTCGGCGTTTACGGCTTCGGCACTGCGCAGGAGCTGATCATGCTGCGGCGGCGGGTGTTGCGATGGTCGCCGGACCTGGTGGTGCTGGAGTTCTACGCCAACGACCTGGGGGATAACACGCGCGCGACCGACGACTCATGGTCGTGGGGTCCGCGCCCGTACTTCGTGCTGCAAAACGGCCGCCTGACCGAGGACGACAGTTTCCGTTCAGCCCCGTCGATTAAGGACAACGTCGCCGCCGCCGAATGGAACGGCAGGCGCAAGCTCAGGCCGGGATTGGCGCCGCTCTACGGGCTGATTATCAACTCGCGCGTCCGCGAACTGATTTACCATTTCAGCTACGCGCCGGTGGTAGTACCGTTTTTCCATCTCGACCGATGGATCGAGCACCGGGTGTTTTTCTCTCCCAAGCAGGAGCCGCCTCCCGCGCCCGGAAAAGCGGCCGCTCCGCCTGCCGAGCCCGGGACGCTCCCGGACGCACGACCGAACCATGCGCCCGCGTCCGCTCGGCCGGCGTCAGAGCTCGAGCAGAGGTTTCGATGGGAAGGCTCGTTGCTCGGCCCGCCGCGGCAGAAGGAGTGGAGAGAGTCTTGGCAGGTAACTGAGAGGCTGATCGAGGAGATCGCGCGCGAGTCGCACGCCCACGGTGCGCGTTTTCTGCTGATGATCGCGGACGCCTCCGCGCAGGCGTATCCCGACCCCGAATTGCGCCGCAAGGTGCTCCCTGAACCGGTTTATCTCAATCGGCGCCTCGAAACGCTCGGCAAGCGCGACGGCTTTGCGGTGCTCAGCCTGGCCGAGCCGCTCCAGCGTTACGCCGACGCGCATCATGCCTTTCTGCACGGGGTCAGCGGCTACATGCCGGGGTGGGGCCACTGGAACGTGGAGGGACACCGCGTCGTCGGTGAGCTGCTCGCGACGGAGATCTGCGCGATGACGCGGGACGGTCAGGCGAACGCGTCGAGCGCGCAGGCCGCGCCCGCGAGACCGCGTAAGGCACACCTTTATCGCGGCGCGCGGCGCCGCAGGGTTATCGCACCCACGATTGCATCGGCGGCAAGGGCGCGGTCACGCGCACCGGCACCTGCGCGCGACGCCCGTTGCGCAGGACGTTGA
- the mscL gene encoding large-conductance mechanosensitive channel protein MscL: protein MLKEFKEFALRGSVIDMAVGIIVGAAFNGVVKSLVDNVIMPPIGVLLGRVDFSDLFINLSRNQYPSLDAAKKAGAATIAYGVFINSVINFIIVAFAVFILVRQINRLYKQAPPPPTTRDCPYCATAIPIAAVRCPHCTSELKAAA, encoded by the coding sequence ATGCTCAAGGAATTCAAGGAGTTCGCGCTGCGCGGCAGCGTGATCGACATGGCCGTTGGTATCATCGTCGGCGCCGCCTTCAACGGCGTGGTCAAGTCGCTGGTTGACAACGTGATCATGCCGCCGATCGGTGTGCTGCTCGGGCGGGTCGATTTCTCCGACCTCTTCATCAACCTCTCGCGCAACCAGTACCCGAGTCTGGACGCGGCCAAGAAGGCCGGCGCCGCGACGATCGCCTACGGCGTCTTCATCAATTCCGTTATCAACTTCATAATTGTCGCCTTCGCGGTGTTTATTTTGGTGCGCCAAATCAACCGCCTGTACAAGCAGGCGCCGCCACCGCCGACGACCCGGGACTGCCCGTACTGCGCGACGGCGATTCCGATAGCGGCCGTGCGCTGCCCGCATTGCACCTCGGAGCTCAAGGCAGCCGCCTGA
- a CDS encoding amidohydrolase family protein codes for MSSIHAADPAAIRARLSHPVIDSDGHWLEFGPVICEYLERVGGRSLAEAFRSRDEKVVRDLRLPLEERREMRRPQQAWWAFPTRNTLDRATAMVPRLLHERLDELGLDFCVLYPTTGLAVPFIGNDELRRATSRAFNTYVAEQFREYADRMTPAAVIPMTTPQEAIEELEYVSKTLRLKVVVMASVIKRPIPALARRSPELARYATWLDMLGLDSAYDYDPVWAKCVELGLAPTFHSSGRGYGMRVSVSNFTYNHIGHFAVAGEAICKALFLGGVTRRFPTLKFAFLEGGVGWACNLYADLIGHWKKRNADALAEVDPANLDRARLAELFNRYGGASWADKLRSWTPEGEGAVPGMPGSELCDDFAACGIERPEDFRELFCRNFYFGCEADDPLNAWGFNARVNPYGARLRALFGSDIGHFDVPDMREVLPEAHELVDDGLITADDFREFVFANPVEFWGGMNPGFFNGTRVESEAAAWLVAHPMRPIDTRAAG; via the coding sequence ATGTCGTCCATTCACGCGGCTGACCCTGCGGCGATCCGCGCGCGCCTTAGCCATCCCGTAATCGACTCCGACGGCCACTGGCTCGAATTCGGGCCGGTTATCTGCGAGTACCTCGAACGCGTCGGCGGGCGGAGCCTGGCGGAAGCGTTTCGCTCGCGCGACGAGAAGGTCGTGCGTGATCTGCGTCTGCCGCTGGAAGAGCGGCGTGAGATGCGCCGCCCGCAGCAGGCGTGGTGGGCCTTCCCGACCAGGAACACCCTCGATCGGGCGACCGCGATGGTGCCGCGGCTGCTCCACGAGCGGCTCGACGAACTCGGCTTGGATTTCTGCGTGCTTTATCCGACGACCGGGCTTGCGGTGCCGTTTATCGGCAACGACGAGCTGCGCCGGGCAACCTCGCGCGCTTTCAACACGTATGTCGCCGAGCAGTTCCGCGAGTACGCCGACCGGATGACACCCGCCGCGGTCATCCCGATGACCACGCCGCAGGAGGCGATCGAGGAGCTCGAGTACGTCAGCAAGACGCTGAGGCTGAAAGTGGTGGTGATGGCGAGCGTGATCAAGAGGCCGATTCCGGCGCTCGCGCGGCGCTCGCCGGAGCTGGCACGTTATGCCACTTGGCTCGACATGCTGGGTCTCGACAGCGCTTACGACTACGACCCGGTATGGGCGAAATGCGTCGAGCTCGGCCTTGCGCCGACCTTTCATTCCAGCGGGCGGGGCTACGGGATGCGCGTGTCGGTGTCGAACTTTACTTACAACCATATCGGGCATTTCGCGGTCGCCGGCGAGGCGATCTGCAAGGCGCTGTTCCTCGGCGGCGTGACCCGTCGGTTTCCAACGCTGAAATTCGCCTTTCTGGAGGGCGGCGTCGGATGGGCGTGCAACCTGTATGCGGACCTTATCGGGCACTGGAAAAAACGCAACGCAGATGCGCTGGCCGAGGTCGATCCGGCTAATCTCGACCGCGCGCGGCTCGCCGAACTGTTCAATCGCTACGGCGGCGCGTCGTGGGCCGACAAGCTCAGGAGCTGGACGCCCGAGGGCGAGGGCGCGGTGCCCGGGATGCCGGGCAGCGAGCTGTGTGATGACTTTGCGGCCTGCGGCATCGAGCGGCCGGAGGACTTCCGCGAACTGTTCTGTCGCAACTTTTATTTCGGATGCGAGGCCGACGATCCGCTCAACGCGTGGGGCTTCAACGCGCGGGTCAATCCGTACGGCGCGCGGCTGAGGGCGCTCTTCGGCTCCGACATCGGCCATTTCGACGTCCCCGACATGCGCGAGGTCTTGCCCGAGGCGCATGAACTGGTGGACGACGGCCTGATCACGGCGGACGACTTTCGCGAATTTGTCTTTGCCAATCCGGTCGAGTTCTGGGGCGGGATGAATCCGGGGTTCTTCAACGGCACGCGGGTCGAGAGCGAGGCCGCGGCCTGGCTGGTCGCCCATCCCATGCGCCCGATCGACACCCGCGCCGCCGGGTAG
- a CDS encoding response regulator: MHERILIVDACRETLDLARRVLANERYDVEVASSAEQALEIAQRLRPQLILTDLRLPGPMGALGMVAWLRAQPALRRAAIMVVTTDASEAEHEEALASGCDEFISQPLTTAMLRERVSRWVSRDPAASRLSPSGGSWLRRLFGPARRRLEVKEIPAYRAGSRLPVADHFAPPSRSR, translated from the coding sequence ATGCACGAGAGGATCCTGATCGTAGACGCTTGCCGCGAGACGCTAGATCTCGCCAGGCGTGTCCTCGCCAACGAACGCTATGACGTGGAGGTCGCGAGTAGCGCCGAACAGGCGCTGGAAATCGCGCAAAGGCTGCGGCCGCAACTTATCCTGACCGACCTGCGGCTGCCCGGCCCTATGGGCGCGCTCGGGATGGTCGCCTGGCTAAGGGCACAGCCGGCGCTTCGCCGCGCTGCCATAATGGTCGTGACGACGGACGCCTCAGAGGCCGAGCACGAGGAGGCGCTCGCATCTGGCTGCGACGAGTTCATCTCGCAACCGCTGACGACGGCGATGTTGCGCGAGCGCGTATCGAGATGGGTCTCGAGGGACCCTGCGGCGAGCCGACTCTCCCCTAGCGGCGGGAGCTGGTTGCGGCGGCTTTTCGGACCTGCCCGCCGCAGGCTTGAGGTCAAGGAAATTCCCGCCTACAGGGCAGGAAGCCGGCTGCCCGTGGCCGACCATTTTGCACCGCCGTCGCGGTCGCGCTAG
- a CDS encoding Hsp20/alpha crystallin family protein — translation MPVAASEKKHQPVEAHAPGAGGTSKQEVTTMGLLERWRPSRELERFRNEFDDLLERFGFDHDWFRFPLGREFFAEWEPLPRHPAIETRVEDGKFIVCADLPGVDPKDVDIKVVGDVLTIKGSREEKREKKKADYLRREIRYGAFERSIPLPEGIKAEDLKASYHDGVLELTAPMPKEALPKEVKIQIEAPKDNSAKKNAA, via the coding sequence ATGCCTGTTGCAGCCTCGGAAAAGAAGCATCAACCCGTCGAAGCGCATGCACCGGGCGCAGGCGGAACAAGCAAACAGGAGGTCACGACAATGGGATTGCTTGAAAGATGGAGACCATCGAGGGAACTGGAACGCTTTCGTAACGAGTTCGACGACCTATTGGAACGCTTCGGCTTCGACCACGACTGGTTCCGCTTTCCGCTTGGCCGCGAGTTTTTCGCGGAATGGGAGCCTCTACCGAGGCATCCGGCGATCGAAACACGCGTGGAAGACGGCAAGTTTATCGTTTGCGCCGACCTCCCTGGCGTCGATCCGAAGGACGTCGATATCAAGGTTGTAGGCGACGTGTTGACCATCAAGGGCTCGCGGGAAGAGAAGCGCGAGAAGAAAAAGGCTGACTATCTCCGCCGCGAAATCCGCTACGGAGCCTTCGAACGCTCCATCCCGCTGCCTGAGGGTATCAAAGCGGAAGATCTGAAGGCGTCCTACCATGATGGGGTGCTGGAGCTAACAGCACCGATGCCCAAGGAGGCCTTACCGAAGGAGGTAAAGATCCAGATCGAAGCCCCAAAGGACAATTCGGCGAAGAAGAACGCGGCCTGA
- a CDS encoding glycosyltransferase family 4 protein, with amino-acid sequence MAGKTSERLFRGSGSTMLKQTRDRLRIAQVAPLYESVPPKLYGGTERVVAYVTEELIRRGHDVTLFASGDSTAAAPLKAVHHTALRPGGLAVWGQSLHLPMLSEVFDNADRFDVIHCHLDYWSFPFARMVSTPTLTTLHGRLDIPQLHSVYRYYSEAPVVSISDAQREPLTELNWRGTVYHGLPADQLTFNPGPGSYLAFLGRIAPEKRPDLAIEVARRTRIPLKIAAKVDAVDREYFESRIRPLLEGEDIDFIGEISECEKSDFLGNAMALLFPVDWPEPFGLVMIEALACGTPVIARPCGSVPEVVRNGVTGLIASSTGDLAEAVHRIPSISRHRCRAEFEARFTAGVMADHYERIYHRLVDEHLAQARGESRSPAGDGRGG; translated from the coding sequence TTGGCTGGTAAAACCTCGGAACGGCTTTTCCGCGGCTCGGGTTCGACAATGTTGAAGCAGACCCGTGACCGCCTTCGCATCGCGCAGGTGGCTCCGCTGTACGAAAGCGTGCCCCCCAAGCTATACGGTGGCACCGAGCGTGTCGTAGCCTACGTGACCGAGGAGTTGATCCGGCGGGGCCACGACGTAACTCTTTTCGCATCGGGCGATTCGACCGCCGCCGCACCGCTCAAGGCTGTTCATCACACGGCGCTCAGACCAGGCGGGCTGGCTGTTTGGGGCCAAAGCCTGCACCTGCCAATGCTCAGCGAGGTGTTCGATAATGCTGATCGCTTCGACGTGATCCATTGTCACTTGGACTATTGGAGTTTCCCGTTCGCCCGGATGGTGAGCACGCCAACGCTTACGACGCTGCACGGCCGCCTCGACATTCCGCAGCTGCATAGCGTCTATCGGTATTACTCTGAGGCTCCGGTCGTGTCGATCAGCGACGCGCAGCGCGAACCTTTGACGGAACTCAATTGGAGAGGCACCGTCTACCACGGCTTGCCGGCCGATCAGCTCACATTTAACCCCGGCCCCGGCAGCTATCTCGCTTTTCTGGGACGCATCGCGCCCGAAAAACGTCCTGACCTGGCCATCGAGGTCGCGCGGCGAACGCGAATTCCACTCAAAATCGCCGCCAAGGTCGACGCTGTGGATCGGGAGTATTTCGAGAGCCGGATCCGGCCGCTTCTTGAGGGCGAAGACATCGATTTCATCGGCGAAATAAGCGAGTGCGAGAAGAGCGACTTTCTCGGCAACGCGATGGCGCTTTTATTTCCGGTCGACTGGCCCGAGCCGTTTGGTCTGGTCATGATCGAAGCGCTGGCCTGCGGCACCCCGGTCATCGCCCGCCCCTGCGGATCGGTTCCCGAGGTGGTGCGCAATGGAGTGACCGGGCTGATCGCATCCAGCACTGGCGACCTGGCAGAGGCAGTACATCGAATTCCCTCCATCTCGCGGCACAGATGCCGCGCAGAATTCGAGGCTCGCTTCACCGCCGGTGTGATGGCGGATCATTACGAGCGGATTTATCACCGCCTGGTCGATGAACATCTCGCCCAGGCCCGGGGTGAGAGCCGCTCACCGGCGGGAGATGGTAGAGGGGGATGA
- a CDS encoding DnaJ domain-containing protein, whose protein sequence is MLATTQYAILGVTQTESQDGLRRVFRQLVKRYHPDRAGPAATSAFQQIINAYRVLERAEWRRHYDEGVNDALQRQIAASALIPAGEEPSAALPTIIPTIELRVLSLVALEALAHRVNQRLHGTETAGDDEWGPLDLIATLRANDAERGGATILVLPAWYPCAECGGTGRVGNLPCPACDGETVELKEERIHVRIPPLRSAYMRLELPVPCMGVVGKYLRLHIRVVEA, encoded by the coding sequence ATGTTGGCGACAACACAATATGCAATCCTGGGCGTGACACAGACAGAAAGCCAAGACGGCTTGCGCCGGGTTTTTCGGCAGCTCGTCAAACGCTATCACCCCGACCGTGCCGGCCCGGCCGCGACCTCGGCCTTTCAGCAGATCATCAACGCCTACCGGGTTTTAGAAAGGGCTGAATGGCGCCGCCACTATGACGAGGGAGTCAACGACGCACTCCAGCGCCAAATTGCAGCGTCAGCGTTGATACCCGCCGGGGAGGAGCCTAGTGCAGCCCTCCCCACGATCATTCCTACCATTGAACTGAGGGTGCTGTCGCTGGTCGCGTTGGAGGCTCTCGCTCATCGAGTGAATCAGCGGCTCCATGGCACTGAGACCGCTGGCGACGACGAGTGGGGTCCGCTCGATCTCATCGCCACGCTTAGAGCAAACGACGCAGAGCGCGGCGGTGCGACGATTCTTGTCCTTCCCGCGTGGTACCCGTGCGCAGAGTGCGGCGGGACGGGACGCGTGGGAAACCTGCCGTGCCCTGCCTGCGACGGAGAGACGGTTGAACTGAAGGAAGAGCGAATCCATGTGAGAATACCTCCGCTCCGTTCGGCATACATGCGCCTGGAGCTGCCCGTACCGTGCATGGGGGTTGTGGGTAAGTACCTCCGACTGCATATACGGGTCGTCGAGGCGTAG
- a CDS encoding cation-transporting P-type ATPase, protein MKIHQLSVRDVLASLNSTTEGLSSSEAMRRLREYGPNRVEEVVTESAPLRFLKEFTHFFALILWLAAALAFLAEWLSPGQDMARIGYALVAVIIVSGLFSFWQEFRIERALAALRELLPNQVEVLRDGKVQRLAADQLVPGDVIVLEQGSKIPADCRLIEAFGVRVNDATITGESLSKSRSCQPSHKPDVIRAENILLAGTSMVSGEAKAVVFATGTHTEFGKIAHLTQTGRAAVSPLRRQIAHLSRLIAVLSLLIGLAFFALSRVIGVPFWKGFIFAIGIIVAMVPEGLLPTLTLALVLATQRMARRHVLIRYLPSVETLGSSTVICTDKTGTLTQNRMCVKGLWLGAEIDCGNPDLAQTSPDYRLLFLAAALCHDLREGEQGGRPVLLGDPMEIALVETARRFLPAVPDCKKLDEIPFDASRMRLTTVHATPDGPMLFCKGAPEMVLPLCDRIVDHGQVCPLSSQLRTKIREAQKAMATRGLRVIAISYRPLEGTWRRAQLEEHLIFAGLAGLEDPPRPEVPEALRKCREAGIRVIMVTGDHPYTARAIGREIGLIRSDTPLEISGEILGALSDSQLRLALDAPEVIFARVGADQKRRIVEALKHKGHVVAVTGDGVNDAPALKSAHIGIAMGIAGTDVAKEAADMVLLDDNFASIVNAIEEGRAVFSNIRKFLTYILAHNVPEVVPYLAFLLFNIPLALTPIQILAIDMGTDSLTALGLGAEKPDAQIMKRPPRPQHKRLLDWPLALRAYLFLGAIEAAVTMATFFFVLHRSGWKYGQPLASNDPLYLQSTTACFSTIVVLQIVNVFLCRSATRSILSTGLLGNPLIWGGVLLEIALVALIDYTSLGNLLFGTAPIGMAPWLFAIPLAGGMLIAEELRKWLVRRRLSDRASRLACPRAAAKRLYAFDGGLGNMDSRHSRR, encoded by the coding sequence ATGAAGATTCATCAACTTAGCGTCAGGGACGTTCTCGCAAGCCTCAACAGCACCACGGAAGGCCTTTCATCCAGCGAGGCCATGCGCAGGCTTCGCGAATACGGACCGAACCGCGTCGAGGAAGTAGTCACCGAATCGGCGCCCCTGCGCTTCTTGAAGGAGTTCACCCACTTTTTCGCGTTGATTCTGTGGCTCGCAGCGGCGCTGGCTTTCCTAGCGGAATGGCTGTCGCCCGGCCAGGACATGGCGAGGATCGGCTACGCCCTGGTAGCAGTGATCATCGTTAGCGGGTTGTTCTCCTTTTGGCAGGAATTCCGCATCGAGCGCGCCCTCGCCGCGCTCCGCGAGCTTCTTCCCAATCAGGTGGAAGTATTGCGCGACGGCAAGGTGCAGCGGCTGGCCGCCGACCAGCTCGTTCCCGGTGATGTGATCGTCTTGGAGCAGGGCAGCAAAATTCCCGCGGATTGCCGTCTGATCGAGGCTTTCGGCGTGCGGGTCAACGACGCGACGATTACCGGTGAATCACTGTCGAAGTCTCGTAGCTGCCAACCATCGCACAAGCCTGACGTTATCCGTGCTGAAAACATCTTGCTGGCCGGCACCTCGATGGTGTCGGGGGAGGCAAAAGCGGTCGTTTTCGCAACCGGCACGCATACGGAGTTCGGCAAGATCGCCCATCTCACCCAGACCGGGCGAGCGGCGGTCTCTCCCCTGCGGCGGCAGATCGCTCACTTAAGCCGTCTAATTGCGGTGCTATCGCTGCTGATCGGACTGGCTTTCTTTGCTCTCAGCCGTGTGATCGGCGTTCCCTTCTGGAAGGGCTTTATTTTTGCAATCGGCATCATCGTCGCCATGGTGCCCGAAGGGCTATTGCCGACGCTTACCCTGGCGCTGGTTCTGGCCACGCAACGCATGGCGAGACGTCACGTCCTGATTCGCTATCTACCGTCGGTGGAGACGCTGGGCTCCAGCACGGTAATCTGCACCGATAAAACGGGCACTCTGACTCAGAATCGGATGTGTGTTAAGGGGCTTTGGCTCGGGGCGGAGATCGATTGCGGAAATCCGGACCTAGCACAGACCTCGCCGGACTACCGTTTGTTATTCCTCGCCGCGGCGCTGTGCCACGACCTTCGCGAAGGCGAGCAAGGTGGACGGCCGGTGCTGCTCGGCGATCCCATGGAGATTGCTCTGGTCGAGACCGCCCGGCGCTTTCTGCCGGCCGTTCCCGACTGTAAGAAACTGGATGAGATCCCGTTCGACGCCAGCCGTATGCGCCTGACGACCGTGCACGCCACTCCTGACGGTCCAATGCTGTTTTGCAAGGGAGCACCCGAGATGGTCCTCCCGCTTTGCGACCGGATCGTCGACCATGGACAGGTTTGCCCGCTGAGCTCCCAGCTTCGCACCAAAATCCGTGAAGCGCAGAAAGCCATGGCAACCCGGGGCTTACGGGTCATCGCGATCTCCTATCGGCCGCTGGAAGGAACCTGGCGGCGTGCCCAGCTGGAAGAACACCTCATATTTGCGGGACTAGCTGGCTTGGAAGACCCGCCTCGCCCTGAGGTGCCGGAGGCGCTGCGAAAATGCCGCGAGGCGGGGATCAGGGTGATTATGGTGACGGGCGACCATCCCTATACCGCAAGGGCAATCGGGCGTGAGATCGGCCTGATACGGTCGGATACTCCACTGGAAATCAGCGGCGAAATTCTTGGCGCGCTCTCCGACAGCCAGCTCCGACTCGCGCTGGACGCACCCGAGGTCATCTTCGCGCGGGTCGGGGCGGACCAGAAAAGACGCATCGTCGAAGCGTTGAAGCACAAGGGTCATGTCGTGGCGGTAACTGGTGATGGTGTCAATGATGCGCCCGCGCTTAAGAGCGCGCACATCGGGATCGCGATGGGGATCGCGGGCACCGACGTGGCCAAGGAAGCGGCCGACATGGTACTGCTCGACGACAACTTCGCAAGTATCGTCAACGCAATCGAAGAGGGGCGGGCAGTTTTCAGCAATATCCGCAAGTTCCTCACTTATATTCTGGCGCACAACGTTCCCGAAGTGGTTCCCTACCTGGCCTTTTTGCTGTTCAACATTCCTCTCGCGCTTACTCCGATCCAGATTCTGGCCATAGACATGGGAACCGATTCTCTCACCGCGCTCGGACTGGGCGCCGAAAAGCCCGATGCGCAGATTATGAAACGCCCTCCCCGCCCCCAACATAAACGGCTTCTGGACTGGCCGCTGGCGCTGCGTGCCTATCTGTTTCTGGGCGCGATTGAGGCAGCGGTCACGATGGCGACCTTCTTCTTCGTACTCCATCGCTCCGGATGGAAATACGGGCAGCCGCTCGCCAGCAACGACCCTTTGTATCTTCAATCGACGACCGCGTGCTTCAGCACGATCGTCGTCTTGCAGATCGTCAATGTGTTCCTCTGCCGGAGCGCAACGCGTTCCATACTTTCCACCGGGCTTTTGGGCAACCCGCTCATTTGGGGCGGTGTACTACTGGAAATCGCGCTGGTGGCACTGATTGACTACACGTCTCTTGGCAATCTTCTTTTTGGCACCGCGCCCATCGGAATGGCCCCCTGGTTGTTTGCGATACCGCTCGCAGGCGGAATGCTGATTGCTGAAGAACTACGCAAGTGGCTCGTTCGCCGGCGCCTGAGTGATCGAGCGTCGCGCCTGGCATGCCCGCGAGCGGCGGCCAAGCGTCTTTATGCATTTGACGGTGGTCTCGGAAACATGGACAGCCGGCACAGCCGCCGGTGA
- a CDS encoding MarC family protein, giving the protein MHLTVVSETWTAGTAAGERIRRDQEEALMEHWRQYSETLVALFVIADPVGAVPIFLTLTQHQSPADRKHLADVTALAVAIILAASVFVAEPFLRFFGVDVAAFRVAGGILIMLMALGMLEAAPRRTQRTPEEMAEAERKTEIAVVPLAIPLIAGPGAISTVIIYAHQSATWFDTIYLVGACVLVAISVWLALRAADPIRDVLGATGINVVTRLLGVILTAVAVEFITSGLSRRLSGLAVVDR; this is encoded by the coding sequence ATGCATTTGACGGTGGTCTCGGAAACATGGACAGCCGGCACAGCCGCCGGTGAACGCATCCGGCGCGATCAGGAAGAGGCACTTATGGAGCACTGGCGGCAGTATTCGGAGACGCTCGTCGCGCTGTTCGTAATTGCAGACCCGGTCGGTGCTGTACCCATATTCCTGACTCTTACGCAGCATCAGTCGCCGGCTGATAGAAAACACCTCGCCGACGTGACCGCGCTTGCGGTAGCCATCATTCTGGCTGCCTCCGTGTTCGTCGCCGAACCATTCTTGCGATTTTTTGGCGTTGACGTCGCGGCCTTTCGTGTGGCAGGCGGCATTCTAATCATGCTGATGGCATTGGGGATGCTGGAGGCCGCACCCCGGCGCACCCAGCGCACTCCGGAAGAAATGGCCGAGGCCGAACGCAAGACCGAAATCGCCGTAGTCCCGTTGGCTATTCCTTTGATTGCCGGCCCGGGAGCAATCAGCACCGTAATTATATATGCACACCAGTCGGCTACGTGGTTTGACACTATATATTTGGTCGGAGCGTGTGTGTTGGTCGCAATTTCCGTATGGCTGGCCTTGCGGGCGGCGGATCCGATCCGGGATGTCTTAGGCGCGACCGGGATCAATGTGGTTACACGATTACTGGGTGTGATTCTGACGGCGGTGGCCGTGGAATTTATTACCTCAGGGCTCAGTCGACGTTTGTCTGGCCTGGCGGTTGTGGACCGATAA